AAATACTACAAGGTTCAAGTTCAGTTACAGTAAATAGTCAGCTCAGCTTCAAATTGCTACAGTATCAACATTGATTCAAAGACTGGTTATTTCAAAGCTCTCTAATCAAAAGTATGTGCTACATGCTGTACTTTAGGTTGTGTGCCTGACTGACTGAAACTGACTACATTCTTTGCAAAAAAAAGTTGTGATCCTGAGACTGACCCATTTTCCGTAGCTGAACTGCAGTGCTCACTTTTCAAAACTGCTGATTACTAAGATGGTGAGTGTTTTTTTAACAGAGGTACTGATTTCCATTTGTGAAATGTATTCTGGAGAATTTTTTTAGGTTAAGCAATGGAAGATTTTCTAGAAGTGAATAATATGTATTTGTCACAGTAATGCTGTTCCATTGGTAAGTGACTTAACAAAATTCTTTTACTAACTGCTGAGTTTTCTATGCAATATTTTGTATGCTTAATTGTTGTATGTCCAAATAAACTATATGCGATATATTTAAGTGCAAATTGTTATAttcaaagttttttaaaaatgcttATGTGTGCAAACATGAAAGTTGTGAAACTTGACATTGCTAGAATCTGTCCTTTCAGTAGGGAGCAAAGTTGACCTGTGCTTTCTCGAGCTGTTTGGGCTGGTAAGTGATGCATGGAAATGTTATGGACAAATTGCACCATTTAGTGATTTTGTTTTTCTCTCAATGTTTACAAAATTAAGAttaggcacagcagcatctaagGCATAGTAGTTCTGTTTGCAAATGTTGCTATTTCATCAGAAGGTGAGCACTATTTAATTATAAAGTCATAAAGATATTAGTATTTGTAAGGTGCTTAATACGTTCTTTTTGCAATTGCAGAACCTAGTCTAAAttggaatctttggaattttgtaTCATCTTGGAGAAATGTGGGTAGAAACTTTCAAATTATTTTTATCAAATGCATTTTCTCTATATAGAACCTTAAAGCACACACTGAAATATATTTCAGACAGCATGAAAGCCAGTGTTGAGCTGTCAATAAAACCCTCAGAATGGCAGCTTCTTGTATGTGTTGGGTGGGAGTGATGGAAACATATGGTCCTATCCATAATACATTTCTGAGTAGAGGAGCATTCGGACCAGTTTTGagcataaaaataaaattagatcTCTTGCTTTTTAtcctttattttttaaaaaggataaTTTGACTAAAATTATTCCCTGTACTTTGGATTTGTATGATAAACATAGACCTTGTCATCAACGTTGTAAGGAACTCAtgccaaattttttttaaaaaaatgcagtaCAGAAATGGGGCATACAGATCTTTTATGCCAGGTATCTTTCTTTGAAGAAACTACCCTTTTACTATTTCCCATTTCACAAGTTTTCTGCTTTAAAATATATATCAGAATCTTTCTTGAGAGATTGTAGGATTATCTTTCATCATCTCTTCATGCGGTGCTTTCCAAATCATAACTTTGTGAAACATTTATCTCATTCTTGCAGTTGCCAGTTACAATAACTATTAAACCATTTACTTGCCCAGCTGTTAGTGGAGATAGTTTATATTTATTACTACCATCGAATTCCTTTCATGAAAATTTAGTTTTCCTTAATCGCTGCTCCGGGGGAGAGGTGCCACATTCTCCAGTCATTCCAGAATAAATTTCTCAAAAATAATAAACCCTATCAGCAAGATCTtctcattttttttctatttaacTAATAATCCAGAGGTATCAAGATGCACAATGATGGCTCGAGAACTTAGGTTGCTTATTAATTAAAtcttggacaatttaaattgtTTCATGTGGATGCTGTTTAGATTTTAAAAGCTGATCCTagttatataaatatatatcttTATATATTGGGAGGGAAAACAACAGCCTTGTGTTGTTAAGAGCACAGAATTAACCAAGGAAGATATGGGGAAATAACTTACAAATACTAGATTTGTCACACTTGTGTTGAGATAATGTGTAGACAAATTACAAGTATTTTAAATGTATATAGCCCTAAAATAAGGATTTGCAGTGCAGTACCATTTTTTTCAACATATTTTGAATTAGTAAATGAATTTAATATCAATGCATTAGGGAAAGCTACTGGGAATAAAAATTAATAGGTAAAAAGTtgataaaataaatatttttaaattaatttatttgaATGCTTAACTGAATAATGTTTGGATGAACTCTAGCAAATTTTTTTGTACCACAGCTTTATCTTAAGTAATTGTAGACAGTAATTCTATTTGGGCCCTTGAAAAAATCTAGTAAAAATTATTTATTGATAGTAAATAATAACTTAAACTTATCATTTGAGTTCAATTGGAAAACGGTCATTGCTGTGCTAATTCTTGTATTTTTCTTTTTCAGTTTTGGTATCTTTCAATAAATGTACAGTTGTCAGGTTTGGTTTTTTGGACTCTGGTCATCACAACTACTTTCTGTTAGTTCAGCCATGCATTTTGATAGGCAGTGTATTTGAAGTGTGAATCCATGAGCTTTGTGCCAAATACGAATAAAATTGGTTTTAGTGGTTCTGTTAACTTTAGTTTAACCTGTTGTAATATGATGACTACTTAATCACAACACTAAGAAATCATAAAATTTCACTTTTTTATGTTGAGAAACAAATAAGTGTTATAATGAATCATCCTGTGCCTTTAGAATTACAATGAACAATAAATTAATGAATTTGAATGAAACAATTTGATACTCCTAAATCTTGATTAAGAGTTTCAATTGTTTGGTAATAAAAACTATACTTGTATGTTATTATGTCAAATATGAATATGTCTGTTTGTTTTAACCAGTGGATTATAGTTTCATAAaccacaaaataaaacaaaattataaCTACTGTTTATAGTAATGGTTGTATGAACCTGCATATCTGCAAAGTGCATATCTATCTGGAAGGTTTTACTAAATCCAATTGTATAATTCCACTTAGTAAAAGAAGTCTAAGAGAAATTTTGTTAAACACTTAAAACTGCAGATCAAATGTGTTCGAATAAAACCAGTGTAGTATGTTCATATAAAATAATACCTTACTATTGTTTCTTTAAGCAAGCAATAGGCCACTTGTTTTTTCCTTCATGAAACCACTTGCCTGATACCTATGTTAATGTTAATTCCATTTTAAGAGTTGGAATTTGATTATGATGATAGCAAAACTCTCAGCATTTATTGCTGTTGCACCAAAACTGATGGCTATGTTTGCAAGGGGGTGTGGCATTGGTGGTAGTTGTTACTATTATTTCCTCTCCCACAAGATGACATGCATTTAACATGTGTATAATCACCAGTTTTATGTCAATATTTTGATGCTGTTTTCACCATAAGCACCTTGAGCCCTTCTTTTGAATAAGAAGTATATGAATAATAATTCTGCTGAACAACTTTACTAGTGTTGGGAACTAAAGAATGGAGTGTTAGTTCTTTCATTCAGTGATGTTTTAAAACATCCACAATATCAGTTATTTGATAGTTCAGTTTTGACCTTAATCCTGTGGGTTTGCCCAATATTTAGCATTCTTTGAAATGTTATAATCACTGCGTTTTACTTCCTAGTTTACCATCTGAAAATTGGTTGCCCAGCCTGCTTGATGAATTCGCTAAATAAGTGCAAAACAAATCCTTGTGGATAATGCCAGACTAAGAGCCACGTATGAATAGGAGAAGTTGACATGGAGTCGGCTAAATCTTTGTGGCAGCTTTCTTCAAAGTCAGTGGCAAAGTGAACCCTTCAGTAGTGAATGTAAAATCTGAACTAGTGTTCAATGTTTATTTCATAATTTTATCTTTTCCATTACAGCATATTTTTTATAATCTTTTATTTTGGTATATCATGTGTTTTGAAATGCTGAAGGGCACTTGTATTTTGCTTTGCAAGCtactttaattttatttatataaaCATGGTGAAAGTGTAATTCTAATACAATCTTTTGTCTTTGCTGTCTTACAGGGCTGTAACTCTATTCCTCACTAGAGCTCTCAGCGTCAGCTAAGAAAttcaacaccaacaaattaaGCACTGGCAGTCTTGTGGAAAGCTACTATAACGAGCATGAGAAATAGTCAGAAGTGAAGTTAACAAGATAAATAATAGTTGCCATCCCAATATCTGTACAACTGGAATCCCATAATTTCGATCAGGGCAGAAGCTAAAGGACGAAGTCTTGTGCCAATCTCTATTGttcattttctccccttttattttcttttgttacTGTCAAGTAACGGATTTGCTCATTGTCATTATAACTTGTGTGGACTGAATTATATCTGTATTGTAATAAAAATGTTCGGCTTTATGGAAACAGCTGATTTAGCTGTTGTAGGACTTTATTTTGTTCTTGTATTGTGCATTGGATTTTTTGTAATGTGGAAGTCCAACAGAAGTACCGTGAGCGGATACTTTCTTGCAGGACGCTCCATGACCTGGTTAGCTATAGGTGCTTCATTGTTCGTGAGCAATATTGGCAGTGAGCACTTTATTGGTTTAGCAGGATCTGGAGCTGCCAGTGGATTTGCAGTGGGAGCTTGGGAGTTCAATGCAATGTTACTTTTACAGGTATTGGGTTGGGTCTTCATTCCAGTCTACATCAGATCTGGTGTGTATACCATGCCACAGTACCTTTCTAAGCGTTATGGTGGTAACAGAATAAAAATCTATTTTGCTCTGTTGTCCTTGCTGTTGTACATCTTCACCAAGCTTTCTGTTGATCTGTATGCCGGTGCACTGTTCATCCGTGCATCACTGGGCTGGGACCTGTATCTCTCTATCACCATTTTGATTGGGTTGACTGCGGTGTTAACTGTCACAGGAGGACTTGTAGCTGTCATCTACACCGATGTTCTGCAGGCTGTTCTTATGATTGGTGGAGCTTTAACATTGATGGTTGTCGGTATGGTCAAAGTTGGAGGATTGGATGAACTGAAACGAAGATACATGCTTGCCACTCCAAATGTTACTGCAATTGTTACTACTTTCAATCTAAGCTCGACTAACACTTGCCGTATCCACCCTAAAGAGGATTCTCTAAAGATGCTACGTGAACCAACTGATGAGGATATTCCTTGGCCTGGTTTCCTGTTGGGTCAAACACCAGCCTCTGTTTGGTATTGGTGTGCTGATCAAGTCATTGTGCAGCGTGTCTTGGCAGCAAAGAACATCGCTCATGCCAAAGGAGCCACTCTGATGGCTGGTTTTCTGAAACTCTTGCCCATGTTTATCATTGTCATTCCAGGGATGATTTCCAGAATTCTCTTTACTGATGAGGTTGTTTGCATTAATCCAGAGCACTGCATGCAAgtatgtggcagcagtgcaggttGCTCAAACATTGCATACCCACGCCTAGTGTTGGGAATCTTACCTGTAGGTCTTCGTGGTCTAATGATGGCAGTCATGATAGCAGCTTTAATGAGTGATTTGGATTCTATATTTAATAGTGCCAGCACAATATTCACCCTTGATGTCTACAAGCACATTCGAAAGGCTGCCAGCTCTCGAGAACTTATGGTAGTGGGTCGTTTATTTGTTATCTTCATGGTTGGCACGAGCATTGCCTGGGTTCCTATAATTATAGAAATGCAAGGAGGACAAATGTATCTCTATATCCAAGAGGTAGCAGGATATCTAACCCCACCAGTGGCAGCTGTGTTCTTACTTGGTATTTTCTGGAAACGCTGTAATGAGCAGGGGGCTTTCTGTGGGGGGTTAGTTGCATCAATTTTGGGAATATCGAGGTTGATTCTTGCCTTTGTATACCATGTGCCAGAATGTGACCAGTCTGATACCAGACCAAGTTTTATCAGAAACATTCATTATATGTACTTGGCAGCGGCTTTGTTTTGGATCACTATCATTACAGCAGTTATAGTGAGTCTGCtgactcctcctcctcccagaGATTTGATTTGTACTACCACATTCTGGGCATTAAAAGACACAGAAATAATACAAAGTGGTTATAAAGAAGAATCTGACAAGTTAACAGACAAAAACCTGGCAAAATGTGGCGATGATAACAGATGTGCCGAAACTTTAGATTTTAAACACAAAGATGAAGATTCGTCTCCATTAGCTGATCGAATAGAATTAGTTCTTTTAATGCCTGGAAATGGTGATTCCAAATCTATGAGTCCACTTGTCAATGAAGGTCAGATAAGAAATGACTCTTTTGCAAATGGCCAAACATCTCCAGTAGGACAAGTGGATAAAAAGGAACCTGAAATGAAAAGGAATGTATGGTGGAGATTCTTTGATCAGTGTTGTGGAATCAAGAATTATAATGTGAAAAAGACAGCAAAAGATTCTGTAGAAAGTGAAATGGTTTGTTTACAAATGTTGCAAGAGAGTCCAAAAATTAAATTGATATTAAATGTTGGTCTTTTTGTTGTGTGTACACTTGGCATATTAATGTTTATCTATTTCTCTTTGTAAAATGGAAGTTGTTTAATATCAATATTGTGTTCCATCTTCCCGGCACTAAGTTGGTAATCCTTTTTGGTCCACTTTGGGAAAGATACACGAAGGAGTAAAGATGAGGCTTTAGTATCATTTGGATTATTTTCACTAGTTATGTGAAGACACATTTATACTTGGTGTTCATTGTATTATTTGTTTTGTTTGTGATTTGTAAATGGTTTAACTACTTGCGTGATAAGCATGTAGAACCCCATTTTTCATTCTTATAACAAATATTTATCTATTATCCTGTTGGTTTCTTCATAATTGATATGTGTATTAGGCTAGGGTGAATTTGAAGGGCATGGAGCTGAATTGATTTTGGGTATAGTGGAACAAACATGTAACCCTGCAAGTTCTTTATTGATAATTAATTAAAGCCAACCATCCACATTCATATAGGTTGATTATTTTTTAATCTTATTATTTAGTTATCTAATAAGGAAGCAGAGTTGTTGCTGGCAATGTACAGTTAAGACGCGGGTGCAACAGTTTAGTATTTGGTGGCATGGATGTCAAATTGGAATTTTGGGAGGGTGATTGGAGTACCATCTGCAATGAGAGAAATTGATCTGAAGTAACTATTACTTCAAACAAGATTTGCAGAATATTTGCTACTTCATGTTGCAGGTAGTACAATGATGCTTTTCTGAAAGTTTATATCAGGTTATGCTAACCTAACTACCTAATTGTATTGCTTACAAAATATATTATTGCTCTAGTATTAACTTTAATTACACTCCTATCTCTAAACTTTCTTCTTGGATCATCAATCATGTCTTCTCCCAGCTCTGCGCCCTTGGTTCACGAGGTCTCCTGCTTCAATTTGTCTCTCATCGGTTGAGAACACCAAAAAAGCATTCGCCAAAGTCTTGAATAACATGTCATGTGATAATTCTGGTACTTTATCCCCCTTTGTCCTCCAGGAATTAAATATGAAATTGAATG
The Hemitrygon akajei chromosome 5, sHemAka1.3, whole genome shotgun sequence DNA segment above includes these coding regions:
- the LOC140727501 gene encoding sodium/myo-inositol cotransporter-like is translated as MFGFMETADLAVVGLYFVLVLCIGFFVMWKSNRSTVSGYFLAGRSMTWLAIGASLFVSNIGSEHFIGLAGSGAASGFAVGAWEFNAMLLLQVLGWVFIPVYIRSGVYTMPQYLSKRYGGNRIKIYFALLSLLLYIFTKLSVDLYAGALFIRASLGWDLYLSITILIGLTAVLTVTGGLVAVIYTDVLQAVLMIGGALTLMVVGMVKVGGLDELKRRYMLATPNVTAIVTTFNLSSTNTCRIHPKEDSLKMLREPTDEDIPWPGFLLGQTPASVWYWCADQVIVQRVLAAKNIAHAKGATLMAGFLKLLPMFIIVIPGMISRILFTDEVVCINPEHCMQVCGSSAGCSNIAYPRLVLGILPVGLRGLMMAVMIAALMSDLDSIFNSASTIFTLDVYKHIRKAASSRELMVVGRLFVIFMVGTSIAWVPIIIEMQGGQMYLYIQEVAGYLTPPVAAVFLLGIFWKRCNEQGAFCGGLVASILGISRLILAFVYHVPECDQSDTRPSFIRNIHYMYLAAALFWITIITAVIVSLLTPPPPRDLICTTTFWALKDTEIIQSGYKEESDKLTDKNLAKCGDDNRCAETLDFKHKDEDSSPLADRIELVLLMPGNGDSKSMSPLVNEGQIRNDSFANGQTSPVGQVDKKEPEMKRNVWWRFFDQCCGIKNYNVKKTAKDSVESEMVCLQMLQESPKIKLILNVGLFVVCTLGILMFIYFSL